In Amycolatopsis jiangsuensis, the following proteins share a genomic window:
- a CDS encoding NtaA/DmoA family FMN-dependent monooxygenase (This protein belongs to a clade of FMN-dependent monooxygenases, within a broader family of flavin-dependent oxidoreductases, the luciferase-like monooxygenase (LMM) family, some of whose members use coenzyme F420 rather than FMN.) yields MTKPLKQIHLAAHFPGVNNTTVWSDPEAGSHIEFDSFVKLAQTAERAKFDFFFLAEGLRLREQNGRIYDLDVVGRPDTFTVLAALAAVTERLGLAGTINSTFNEPFEVARQFASLDHLSAGRAAWNVVTSWDAFTGENFRRGGFLPQDQRYSRAETFMRTTWELFDSWQGGEVLADKSSGRFLATPEAGTFAHHDQHFDIEGRFPVPRSPQGRPVILQAGDSEEGREFAAATADAIFTRHGTLEAGQAFYSDVKGRLAKYGRTERQLVIMPAATYVLADTDAEAHEKAHEVRLAQVSEQTAIKFLEQLWNTDLSAHDPNGPLPAFDPSVGENLISKGRASVRMYRDPVATAREWRALAEAKGLTSRELIIEVTGRQNFIGSPETVANTLNTLVQSDAADGFILVPHVTPGGLDDFATQVVPRLQERGVYREDYTGPTLRHHLGLAD; encoded by the coding sequence ATGACCAAGCCGCTCAAGCAGATCCACCTGGCAGCACACTTCCCGGGCGTCAACAACACCACGGTGTGGAGCGATCCGGAGGCGGGCAGCCACATCGAGTTCGACTCGTTCGTGAAGCTGGCGCAGACCGCCGAACGGGCGAAGTTCGACTTCTTCTTCCTGGCCGAGGGCCTGCGGCTGCGCGAGCAGAACGGCCGGATCTACGACCTCGACGTGGTCGGCCGGCCGGATACCTTCACCGTGCTGGCCGCGCTGGCCGCCGTCACCGAACGGCTCGGGCTGGCCGGCACCATCAACTCGACGTTCAACGAGCCGTTCGAGGTGGCCCGCCAGTTCGCCTCGCTGGATCACCTCTCGGCCGGCCGCGCCGCGTGGAACGTGGTCACCTCCTGGGACGCCTTCACCGGCGAGAACTTCCGCCGGGGCGGCTTCCTGCCGCAGGACCAGCGGTACTCCCGCGCCGAAACGTTCATGCGGACCACCTGGGAACTGTTCGACTCCTGGCAGGGCGGCGAAGTCCTGGCGGACAAGAGTTCCGGCCGTTTCCTGGCGACCCCGGAGGCCGGCACCTTCGCCCACCACGACCAGCACTTCGACATCGAGGGCCGGTTCCCCGTCCCGCGCAGCCCGCAAGGCCGTCCGGTCATCCTGCAGGCAGGCGACTCGGAAGAGGGCCGTGAATTCGCCGCCGCCACCGCCGACGCCATCTTCACCCGCCACGGCACGCTCGAAGCGGGCCAGGCGTTCTACTCCGACGTCAAGGGCCGGCTGGCCAAGTACGGCCGTACCGAGCGGCAGCTGGTGATCATGCCCGCCGCGACCTACGTATTGGCCGACACCGACGCCGAGGCACACGAAAAGGCCCACGAGGTCCGCCTGGCCCAGGTGAGCGAGCAGACGGCGATCAAGTTCCTGGAACAACTCTGGAACACCGACCTGAGCGCCCACGACCCGAACGGCCCGCTCCCCGCGTTCGACCCGTCCGTGGGCGAGAACCTGATCTCGAAGGGCCGCGCGAGCGTCCGCATGTACCGCGACCCGGTCGCCACCGCCCGCGAATGGCGCGCCCTGGCCGAAGCGAAAGGCCTGACCAGCCGCGAACTGATCATCGAGGTCACCGGCAGGCAGAATTTCATCGGCTCCCCGGAAACCGTCGCGAACACCCTGAACACCCTGGTCCAGTCCGACGCCGCCGACGGTTTCATCCTGGTCCCCCACGTCACCCCGGGCGGTCTCGACGATTTCGCCACCCAGGTGGTCCCCCGCCTCCAAGAACGAGGCGTCTACCGCGAGGACTACACCGGCCCGACCCTGCGCCACCACCTGGGCCTGGCGGACTAG
- a CDS encoding recombinase family protein produces MTAEISSDPWSTLDDILGLEVADPVDDGIGELAVYGRCSTEDNQDPETSRGWQFGNARKFVEPLGGRVVAEFFDIGQSRSVPWDRRTEAARLLAELKNPRRTWNAVVVGEGTRCWFGNQFSLIAPRFAAYGVDLWVPELGGKFDARNPSHKMLMSVLGGMSESERQHVQARVRAAMDAQVVNEGRHQGGRAPYGYVVVDGGPHPNPRKAAEGFRLRVLALDDEAAGVVRRIFAEYLEGVGDRAIAKGLNEDGVPCPSERRRDQNRHRLADGWQGSTVRSILENPRYTGYAIFGRWTKHETLLNPDDVSAGHVVRFRRAEPERVVRSRRPAHPEIVSVETFTQAQLVRRSRAAGGMRGIAKLDRDRSATKHTYLLKGLVRCEICTRKMQGAAIRKGVYYRCIARTLAPGSAALADHPKTVNLREDVVTPPINAWLCQMFDPANRDETVAALIDTQGSQPSTGREAVEKRLKDAEARLRRHQAAIEAGVDPAALVDAMNVAQAERQAAKEELQHLPEAQTLDVAEVYAMLDSLGDVARHLNSRNPDRIMQVYRDLGLQVVYNNKKEAVVVTASPRVGNVCVRGGT; encoded by the coding sequence GTGACGGCTGAAATCAGCAGTGACCCGTGGTCGACGCTGGACGACATCTTGGGTCTCGAAGTTGCCGATCCGGTCGACGACGGGATCGGAGAGCTGGCCGTCTACGGCCGGTGCTCTACCGAGGACAACCAGGACCCCGAGACTTCGCGCGGCTGGCAGTTCGGGAACGCGCGAAAGTTCGTCGAGCCGCTCGGTGGCCGGGTCGTGGCCGAGTTCTTCGACATTGGGCAGTCCCGCTCGGTGCCTTGGGACCGACGTACCGAAGCCGCGCGGCTGCTCGCCGAGCTGAAGAACCCGCGACGCACGTGGAATGCCGTAGTGGTCGGCGAGGGAACCCGGTGTTGGTTCGGCAACCAGTTCTCGCTGATCGCGCCACGGTTCGCGGCGTACGGGGTGGACCTGTGGGTGCCTGAACTGGGCGGGAAGTTCGACGCCCGGAACCCGTCGCACAAGATGCTCATGAGCGTGCTTGGCGGAATGAGCGAATCGGAGCGCCAGCACGTCCAGGCACGCGTTCGCGCAGCGATGGACGCTCAGGTCGTGAACGAGGGTCGTCACCAGGGCGGCCGGGCGCCGTACGGGTACGTCGTGGTAGATGGCGGGCCGCACCCGAACCCGCGGAAGGCCGCAGAGGGGTTCCGGCTGCGCGTGTTGGCGCTCGACGATGAGGCGGCCGGCGTCGTCCGACGGATCTTCGCCGAGTACCTGGAAGGTGTGGGCGACCGCGCGATCGCGAAGGGCTTGAATGAGGACGGGGTGCCGTGCCCTTCGGAACGTCGACGCGACCAGAACCGGCACCGGCTCGCCGATGGCTGGCAGGGCAGCACCGTCCGATCCATTTTGGAGAATCCGCGCTACACCGGGTACGCGATCTTCGGCCGCTGGACCAAGCACGAAACGTTGCTGAACCCGGACGATGTGAGCGCGGGCCATGTCGTGCGATTCCGCCGGGCGGAGCCGGAACGCGTTGTTCGATCGCGGCGGCCCGCGCATCCAGAAATTGTCTCGGTGGAGACCTTCACGCAGGCACAGCTGGTGCGCCGGTCCCGCGCGGCCGGCGGGATGCGCGGCATTGCGAAGCTTGACCGGGATCGGAGCGCCACCAAGCACACCTATCTCCTGAAAGGGTTGGTGCGCTGCGAGATCTGCACAAGGAAGATGCAGGGTGCGGCGATCCGAAAGGGTGTCTACTACCGGTGCATCGCCCGAACCCTGGCTCCAGGCTCCGCGGCGCTGGCCGATCACCCCAAGACGGTGAACCTTCGCGAGGACGTCGTGACTCCGCCGATCAACGCGTGGCTGTGTCAGATGTTCGATCCAGCCAACCGGGACGAGACCGTGGCCGCACTGATCGACACGCAGGGCAGCCAGCCGAGTACAGGCCGGGAGGCCGTGGAGAAGCGGCTAAAGGACGCGGAAGCGCGGTTGCGCAGGCACCAGGCCGCGATCGAGGCCGGGGTTGACCCGGCGGCCCTGGTCGACGCGATGAACGTCGCCCAGGCCGAGCGACAAGCCGCGAAGGAAGAGCTTCAGCACCTGCCAGAAGCGCAGACGCTCGACGTGGCTGAGGTGTACGCCATGCTCGACTCGCTCGGCGACGTTGCCCGGCACCTCAACTCACGGAACCCCGACCGGATCATGCAGGTCTACCGGGACCTGGGCCTACAAGTCGTCTACAACAACAAAAAAGAGGCGGTCGTGGTGACCGCCTCTCCCCGTGTGGGTAACGTGTGTGTCCGAGGGGGGACTTGA
- a CDS encoding FtsK/SpoIIIE domain-containing protein has translation MADSLPVKADPVLDGELVDDTLPQPRRRERRRNRFVLWWLHSPRVPLWLKSKPQAVQALKDAVVWLVLSPLRFLGAVVRGVVVGARWWRGWVTVRDYRTAAEESEKLADKFIEIRALTLFRWKVSGAVTVVVAIAVAVVDLVYGDDPLWIAGAAASVALAVLGRRKDGSPGRKPALAGPRTLTWTMDPQVLVDAFRDAKLIGKDETLRLVERATRVGDGWAVTVDLPATRKAADVVKNRDALASALAVDEVQLIVERVRGNSGHAGRAAMWVADEDPYASPPLRTPLLGVTQWDAWRPIPFGRDARDRRIDLPLVWTSLLVGAIPRQGKTFSARLAAAGLILDAWVRLYVADFKAGKDWDAAGLVAHRFMSGDEPEHVLALVDWLIELVGEVQTRFRRMRDLDDLTCPESKVTPEMSRDKALNMPITAIFIDEVQVPLEDRTPVDVQGKKLPAGEYVGELLTWLAKKGPAAGIVLVLATQRPDSKTIPSGLRAVLGSRFALRVMDWRDSNIVLGEQMNTRGFDSSRLLPSHKGVGILRPDGDTAAGADVLAMTVRTYYMPNEDWRTICEQGRALREAAGTLTGHAAGQDTMPVLDDAAAMKAISAGQPVGAVELPALLASMVDYLGDDLSEEGRDFVPTAELLDALEMDRRTFAQEMTDLGCRPTRDRVTSEDGEIRQVRGYLTAEIRGAVSRVTSGDEPDVEEDQP, from the coding sequence ATGGCTGACTCATTGCCGGTGAAGGCCGATCCCGTGCTCGACGGCGAGCTGGTCGATGACACGTTGCCGCAGCCACGTCGGCGTGAGCGACGTCGGAACCGTTTCGTGTTGTGGTGGTTGCACTCGCCGCGGGTCCCGTTGTGGCTGAAGAGCAAGCCGCAGGCGGTGCAGGCGCTCAAGGATGCGGTGGTGTGGCTAGTGCTGTCGCCGTTGCGGTTCCTCGGTGCGGTTGTGCGCGGTGTCGTCGTCGGTGCGCGGTGGTGGCGTGGGTGGGTAACCGTCCGGGATTACCGGACGGCCGCCGAGGAGTCGGAGAAGCTGGCGGACAAGTTCATCGAAATCCGGGCGCTGACGTTGTTCCGGTGGAAGGTCAGCGGTGCCGTCACGGTCGTTGTCGCCATTGCGGTGGCCGTCGTCGATCTGGTGTATGGGGACGATCCACTGTGGATCGCCGGGGCGGCTGCGTCGGTAGCGCTCGCGGTTCTCGGACGCAGGAAGGACGGCAGTCCCGGGCGTAAGCCGGCGCTCGCCGGACCGCGGACACTGACCTGGACGATGGACCCGCAGGTCCTGGTGGACGCGTTCCGGGACGCGAAACTGATCGGCAAGGACGAGACGTTGCGGCTCGTCGAGCGCGCGACGCGCGTCGGTGACGGCTGGGCGGTCACCGTCGACCTTCCTGCCACGCGCAAAGCGGCCGACGTGGTGAAGAACCGGGACGCACTCGCGTCGGCGCTCGCGGTCGACGAAGTCCAGCTGATCGTCGAGCGGGTACGAGGCAACAGCGGGCACGCCGGTCGGGCGGCGATGTGGGTGGCTGATGAAGACCCGTACGCATCACCGCCGTTGCGGACGCCGCTGCTCGGCGTGACGCAGTGGGACGCGTGGCGGCCGATTCCGTTCGGACGGGATGCGCGGGATCGGCGGATCGACCTTCCGCTGGTGTGGACGTCACTGCTCGTCGGCGCGATTCCGCGGCAGGGCAAGACGTTTTCCGCCCGGCTCGCCGCTGCCGGGCTCATCCTGGACGCGTGGGTCCGGCTGTACGTGGCCGACTTCAAGGCCGGGAAGGACTGGGACGCGGCCGGCCTGGTAGCGCACCGGTTCATGTCCGGCGACGAGCCCGAACACGTGCTGGCCTTGGTCGACTGGCTGATCGAGCTGGTCGGCGAGGTGCAGACGCGATTCCGGCGGATGCGCGACCTGGACGACCTCACCTGCCCGGAGTCGAAGGTCACGCCGGAGATGTCCCGTGACAAGGCCTTGAACATGCCGATCACAGCGATCTTCATCGATGAGGTCCAGGTTCCTTTGGAGGACCGCACACCCGTTGACGTACAAGGAAAGAAGCTACCGGCCGGTGAGTACGTCGGTGAGCTGCTGACGTGGCTGGCGAAGAAGGGACCGGCCGCGGGGATCGTGCTCGTCCTCGCGACGCAGCGGCCGGACTCGAAGACGATCCCGTCAGGGCTGCGCGCGGTGCTCGGCTCTAGGTTCGCCTTGCGGGTGATGGACTGGCGAGACTCGAACATCGTGCTCGGCGAGCAGATGAACACGCGAGGATTCGACTCGTCGCGGCTGCTGCCCTCACACAAGGGTGTCGGCATCCTGCGGCCGGACGGCGACACCGCCGCCGGCGCCGACGTCCTGGCCATGACGGTCCGGACCTACTACATGCCGAACGAGGACTGGCGGACCATCTGCGAGCAAGGCCGCGCGCTGCGCGAAGCGGCCGGGACGCTCACCGGGCATGCGGCCGGGCAGGACACGATGCCGGTCCTCGACGACGCCGCGGCAATGAAAGCAATCAGTGCAGGTCAGCCCGTCGGCGCGGTTGAGCTGCCCGCGCTGCTCGCGTCGATGGTCGACTACCTGGGCGACGATCTCAGTGAGGAAGGCCGGGACTTTGTACCGACGGCCGAACTGCTCGACGCGCTGGAGATGGACCGGCGGACGTTCGCCCAGGAAATGACCGACCTCGGATGTCGGCCAACCCGGGACCGGGTGACCAGCGAAGACGGCGAGATTCGGCAGGTGCGCGGATATTTGACAGCTGAAATCAGGGGCGCAGTCAGTCGAGTGACCAGCGGCGACGAGCCGGACGTCGAAGAAGATCAGCCATGA